The nucleotide window TGGACTACATTAACTGGTAGATGTCTAGAGCCTCCTCCACAACGCTTTAAgtaattatatgtatgtatatacacacattaacttctgaaaataatttatagtatttataataTACCTATAATACTCTTCagtgtgttttaaaaaagagagactctGTACCTTAAGATAGGGCATCTGATACAGAGAACTAAGACATTACCATCCAGTATACATTTTCATgaccattattttttatttcacttctccATTGCAGTGATCAGCCTGAGTGGATGTGATGGAGGCAAACAAGACTCTGGTGATGGAGTTTGTTCTCACGGGACTCACAGATCTCCCAGGGCTGCAGGTCCCCCTGTTCCTGGTGTTCCTGGTCATCTACCTCACCACCATGGCGGGCAACCTTGGGCtgatttttctcatctggaaggACCCCCATcttcacacccccatgtactcATTCCCGGGCAGCTTGGCCTTTGCAGATGCTTGCTCTTCATCTTCTGTGACTTCCAAGATGCTTGTCAACACCTTAGACAAGAGCCAAATGATGTCTCTCTATGAGTGCATGGCCCAATACTATTTTTTTGGTTCCAGTGCCACCACAGAATGTTTCCTCCTGGtggtgatggcctatgaccgctatgcaGCCATATGCAGCCCCTTACTTTACCCAGTGGTGATGTCCAACAGACTCTGCACTTGCTTGATAAGTGCATCATATGCAGTTGGTTTTCTGCATCCTATAATACATGTaggattattatttatattaactttCTGCAAGTCTAATATAACACATCATTTCTACTGTGAAATCTTGccactttttataatttcttgcACTGATCCATCTATTAATGCTttggtgctttttatttttgctgctttTATACAGGCTTTTACTTTTACTTACTATACAGGTATAGTCTCCTATACCTGTGTCCTTTTTGCCATCCTGAAAAAGAAGTCTGAAAGGGGCAGAAGCAAAGCCTTCTCCACGTGCAGTGCCCACCTGCTCTCTGTTTCCTTGTTCTATGGCACTCTCTTCTTCATGTATGTGTGTCCTGGGTCCGGCCAGGATCAATATCAGGATAAAATGTATTCACTGTTTTACATGATTATAATTCCCCTGCTAAACCCCTTTATTTATAGCCTAAGAAATAAGGAAGTTTTAGGTGcatttagaaaaatgataaagaaataaatatttttcaggaatTCTTTCATTATTCCTtactttttactgtttttaaataAGGTATAATGACTGTCTCTGGGTTTTCACATAGTAGGGACTGCATGGAtagttgttaaatgaatgaataataatatttagtCTAGATATTCTTGTCTTAGTTATAAGTTAATGTGATCACCAAAGTAATGGATACAGTGAGAACAATCATCAttgactttttgttgttttaaattacttttcaaGGATGAAAATGATACATGAATCCCCAAATTGCTAAATCTTTGCAATATGAACCCTTGTTTCAAGATACACATATCTAAAGCTCTTCTAAACTTATATTCTTTTAGGTGAAGATTCAGTCTGTGTAAATACTCTGTTGAAAAGATACTCATGCCCTCCAAAATAATTATTGGGCAAGTAGTTTTTCAAAATCGTATCTTTAGTGGCTACTTATAATGATCCCAAATAAATGAACATCAAATTAATATTGTTACACTAAATATCATAACATATATTCCTCTTTAGGGCTTTGAAATTGATATTTCTAGacttaaaatatttggaaaattaattATATCTGTGTTGCATTCATTGGAAGATATTAATTTAGCAAATGTTAATACAGTGAACTTTCTAGCAATACAACAAAATGTTGAATCtttaagatgttttctttttcagtttattaaGTAATCTTACTGAGTACCTTGTTCAGAGCATTCATATACCGAGTGAATATATTTTCTCACCCCAGAATTGACAACAAGCTTAAATAGCAGGTGCTCTTGTTTAACTCATAATTATGTAactgaaattgtttttttttcccttacaagAGCTTTGTATGTTTTGTGTTAATTAacctttgacaaagaaggcaaaagtatacaacagagaaagaacagtctcttcaaGAAGTAGTGTTGGGAAAGAGGACAGTTATATGGAAATCATGAAATTAGAACAGGTTctcatatcatatacaaaaataaactcaaaatgatttaaagacctaaatataagacacaAGACCACaagactcctagaagagaacataggcaaaatcttctttgacataaatctgTCTCCCAATGCAaaagaaagtaaagtaaaattaaacaaataggacctgattaaactttaaagcttttgcactgcaatggaaaccaaaacaaaatgaaatgacaatctaaagaaaatatttgtgaatgacaCAAGGAGTTAAAATCCAAAATGTGccaacagctcatgcaactcaatattaaaaaaagaaaaataatccaatcaaaaatgggcaaaactcCTGAATAGACGTTTTTCCAGAGAAAACACCcaggccaacaggcacatgaaaagatacacaatatcactaattattaaagaaatgtaaatgaaagcCATATgggctatcacctcacactggccagaaggctatcatcaaaaagtctaaaaatagcaaatgttagaggatacagagaaaagaaaacccttgtATACTGTTCAAGGGAATGCAAAATTGTGCAGCCATTATGAAATGCTGCACAATACGAGTATGGGGTTTCCTTATAGAACTAAAAGGggtaccatatgattcagcaacctcactcctgggtatatatcttcaaaagatgaaaactaaCTAAAAAAGATagatgcatcccaatgttcatagcagcactatttgcaatagccaagacatggaaacaacaacCCAAGTGCTCTTCCACATATGATTGGCTTAACAAAATCTTTATATGTAGATATTAATCactcataaaagaatgaaatattgcattTTGCatcaacatgggtggacctacaGAACATTATACTATAGACAGAGAAATACATTtgcatatcacttatatgtggaatctaagcaatataaatgtatgtatatgttagttgctcagtcgtgtccaactctttgcaaccccatggactatagcccaccaaactcttttatccatggaattctccaggcaaaaatactggaaggggttgccaatcctttctccaggagatcttccagacccagggatcgaacccaggtctcccacattgcaggaagattctttaacaaatgagccaccagggaagccctattggcTCAGATGTTTTCAACTCTTTTCCACATGAAGTGTAGCCTGCTAAACTCCTTTTCCCtcggaatcctccaggcaagaatactggagtaggtagccattcccttctccaagggatcttctcgacccagggatcgaacctgagtcttctgcactgcaggcacattctttaccatctgagccaccagggaagcccaatacaaatgaatctatgtacaaaacagaaacagattcatagacatAAAAAACTGGTTTATGGTTACCAAATAGAGAAAGTAAAGGGTGAAGAGGAAAATTAGAGGTAtggaattcccttctccaggggatcttccagacccagggattgaacccaggtctcctgcattgcatccagattctttaccatctgaaccatcagggaagcctagatacaaactactacacataaaatagatacacagatacacagaggATTTAATGTGTACCACTGGAAActaactgtattcaatatcttctaataatttataatggaaaataatcagaaaaaataattgagtcactctgctgtacacctataatgtaaattaaatatacttcagtaaaagaaaaatcctaGTCCTGGGTTTCACTATTGCAAAACAAATATAACACTATATAAAATTTCCTCCATACTCATAAATGGCATCTTTGGAGATGATTTTTCAAGTTATTGCTATGCTAAGGGGCAGGAACATCTTTTGGCATGAAAAGTCATGAACAAACCATAATTCAGAGAGAATGAAAGTTGTCCCTTTCCtgaggccacctcatgcaagattTCCACATCCTAAATGTTTGCGAGAGGAAATCTTAGCAATCAAGAGGGTTGTTGggtaaatacatacatttatttctGGTGATTCTgtgatttaacatttttttagtaGTTCAATTCTTGCAGGTATTCAAAGCACCTCAGATAAACACTGCTAGACCATGGTTTCATCTAACATTTAAAGGATTGCAATTGCCTGTGACCTATAGAACAGACTTCCTCAGAACAAGCAGTTCAACTAGTCCTTTAGGGGTTTCCCCATGCAAACTGTGGGGTCTGCCAGCTTCATTCAATGGAAATTTTGCATCTCAGAATAGTGTATCAGTTGTAACCTAGTGTGATTCTCAGAAACGCAAAGACTGCAATGGTGATGATCTTCAATAAATCCTTATTTGTTTTACTATCCTAGTCTTTGCAAAAACTGTATAGGGCATAGCTGATAATGGTAGAAACCAGAACCAGCCTTGTAGAAACTTTCAATGCAATATCTGGTATGAGATATATGCTACTGATGTGTAGAAAATGTATTCTGCAAATACCAATCATGAATGAGGATTAGAAGTATTTTATATTAATCTGGGAAGGGTAACAGTATAAACTGAAGGTCTTGCCCCAGGGATATATGAAGAAAActttatttctagaaaattttttaaacagcagGTTGGTTCATTATATTTATGACAATATGTTAACTGAACCTGATAAATACTGTGGATACCTTTGTAAAGTTCATATGCTCCACAGGATGCCAGAAAAATCCTATAAGAATTGCATTttgggtggagaaaagggaactgccttgcactgttggtgggaatataaattgatacagtcggtatgaaagacagtatggagattccttaaaaaactaggaataaaactaccatatgacccaacaatcccaatactgggcacataccctgagaaaatcataactgaaaaaaccacatgtatcccagtgttcattgaagcactatttataatagctaggacatggaagcaatagatgtccattgacagatgaagggataaagaagctgtggtactgatatacaatggaatattactcagccataaaaaggaacacatttgagtcagttttaatgaggtggataacctagagcctattataaaggatgaagtaagtcagaaagagaaaaacaaataacatatatttatgcatatttatggaatctagaaagatggtactgataaacctatttgcggGGCAGCAATGgggatgcagacatagagaacagacttaaggACCCAATGGGGAgtaagaagaagagggtgacaaatggagagagtagcatggaaatatGTACACTAACAAATGTAAAActgatagccagtgggaatttgttgtGTGATTCAGGGAactggtactctgtgacaacctagaagggttgGATGGCACAGGAGTTAGGAGGGagtctcaagagggaggagacatatgtatacctatggctgagccATGTTGATgttcagcagaaaccaacacaatattgtaactaTCCtgcagttaaaaacaaataatttaaaaaattgcattttggggaacacatgtatacctgtggcggattcattttgatatttggcaaaactaatacagttatgtaaagtttaaaaataaaataaaattaaaaaaaattgcattttggGAGTGTGTAATTATATCATGTGGCAAGATGatatcgcacagagtcagacatgactgaagtgacttagcagcagcagcagcagacaaagaAGAGACATAGCTGGTTTGCTGGAGAGAACAAAGTATTATCCTGAAAGCATAGCTTTATGTTGAGCTAGGTACTACCTGGGAATTGGGTTTGACTAATTTTCAATTAGTTTGACTCTGGTTGGGAGAGGCTGAGAGTGTTCTACAAGTGGAAAGGAGGATAAAACAGGTAAATCATAAACAAAAGAAGTACAGAAGAAGAAATCATTCGCTGATAACCAAATCCAAATAACCACAAACAAAAGAAGTACAGAAGAAGAAATCATTTGCTGATAACCAAATCCAAATAACCATTTTGTTCTCTTCCTTGATACATGGCCTCACTTTTCAATTGACTGCAGTATTATGATTGAGGTTAGGATTGCAAGTGACATACTAGCTCATAAGCACCTCACAGTTGGAATCCCCCATGAATTTTCCCCTTCCAGCTTGATCCAGATGACAACGCAATCACTGAAGAAAATTATgtgtggggactttcctggcagtgtagtggttaagacttcaccttccactgcagggggtgcaggttcaacccctggttggggagttaggatcccacatgcctcgtggccaaaatgCCAAGgcttaaagcagaagcaatactgAAAGTTATGTGTGGAAAATGCCTAAAATGTCTGAATGATAAGATGGAGCCTAGGACTCTGGACCATCAGTTGGGATAGAATAATTGAACAATTAGGAACATGTGGTCTATACTCAACCATGAATGAGAAGTTACCTTCTATTTTCTCAATTTACTTAGATATTGAAAATTATCTATAAGTTCAATTAATGTTACTGTACATGATACACACATACAATGCAATAAAATTCCTTAACTGCATACAGTTAATTCTTGGGCCTATTTCTCAGTACAGGGACATGTATATGAGGCTTAAGAATTTCAGTTGTTAACAGAAACAGACCTACAGACTTAGAGAgcgaacttatggttaccagggggttaGGGTCGGGGAGAGGGACAGGTAGGGAGTCTGGgattgatatgtacacactgctatacttaaaatgtgtaatggagcttccctggtggtccagtggttgagagtttGCCTTGCAGTGTGGaggtcatgggtttgatctctgctcgGGAAACAGGGACCCCACATTCTGGGGAGCAAGTGAGCCTGTGTCCCACAACTCTAGAGTCGGTgggccacaactacagagtccaTGCATCACAACAAAAGATGCCACATGACCCAAGGCGGATTCTGTGTGTTGCcactaagacctggaacagccaaataatttcttttttaaaaaataaataaccaacaatgacttattatatagcacagggaactctgctcaatattttataacaaactaaatggaaaaagaatttgaaaaagaatagatacatggctatgtataactgaatcacgtttctgtgtttgtgttctgaaatgaacacaacGTTGTTAATCAGGTATActccaagataaaataaaaaactaaaaaagaatttcagttgttattttattttcaatgagaAATTATTAACAACATTTAAATGGCGGCAAGCATGTGTTATGGTGTGGTATTGAAACAGTATACATTTTGTAAGAATCAGTGTGGTGTCAGTGTGGAAAATAGATCAGATGCCTGTGTTAGAAGTTGTAGACAGTATAGTTAGGAGGTTATTTAATAAGCCAGGCAAGAGatgaatgtattttatattttagtactGACTGCATAATAAGAAATAGTTGGATTTAAGACATATTTAGTAGATAAACTTTTGGTTTGTGACCCTATTTCCTATGACAGGAAACCCTCGAAGAATACCAGGTTTGAGGGTGGAATAGAGAAAGACCATAATTACAGATTTGGACATGTTAATCCTAAGGTACCTTTAGGAATTTCAAGTGAGCAAGTCAGGTAGGTAGTTGGGGAGTGGCagcattaagaaaaataagaggaaggaaaaatagcTTATTCTAAATTCTATTctattagagcagaaataaatgcaaaagaaacaaaagagaccatagcaaaaatcaacaaaaccaaaagctgataaataaaattgacaaaccattagccagactcatcaagaaacaaagggagaaaaatcaaatcaataaaattagaaatgaaaatggagagatcacaacagacaacacagaaatacaaaggatcataagagactactatcaacaattatatgccaataaaatggacaacgaggaagaaatggacaaattcttagaaaagtacaactttccaaaactcgatcaggaagaaatagaaaatcttaacagacccatcacaagcacggaaattgaaactgtaatcaaaaatcttccagcaaacaaaagcccaggtccagatggcttcacagctgaattctaccaaaaatttagagaagagctaacacctatcc belongs to Bubalus bubalis isolate 160015118507 breed Murrah chromosome 1, NDDB_SH_1, whole genome shotgun sequence and includes:
- the LOC102400302 gene encoding olfactory receptor 5AC1, which produces MEANKTLVMEFVLTGLTDLPGLQVPLFLVFLVIYLTTMAGNLGLIFLIWKDPHLHTPMYSFPGSLAFADACSSSSVTSKMLVNTLDKSQMMSLYECMAQYYFFGSSATTECFLLVVMAYDRYAAICSPLLYPVVMSNRLCTCLISASYAVGFLHPIIHVGLLFILTFCKSNITHHFYCEILPLFIISCTDPSINALVLFIFAAFIQAFTFTYYTGIVSYTCVLFAILKKKSERGRSKAFSTCSAHLLSVSLFYGTLFFMYVCPGSGQDQYQDKMYSLFYMIIIPLLNPFIYSLRNKEVLGAFRKMIKK